One part of the Arabidopsis thaliana chromosome 1 sequence genome encodes these proteins:
- the NAC012 gene encoding NAC domain containing protein 12 (NAC domain containing protein 12 (NAC012); CONTAINS InterPro DOMAIN/s: No apical meristem (NAM) protein (InterPro:IPR003441); BEST Arabidopsis thaliana protein match is: NAC (No Apical Meristem) domain transcriptional regulator superfamily protein (TAIR:AT2G46770.1); Has 2894 Blast hits to 2888 proteins in 75 species: Archae - 0; Bacteria - 0; Metazoa - 0; Fungi - 0; Plants - 2894; Viruses - 0; Other Eukaryotes - 0 (source: NCBI BLink).), protein MADNKVNLSINGQSKVPPGFRFHPTEEELLHYYLRKKVNSQKIDLDVIREVDLNKLEPWDIQEECRIGSTPQNDWYFFSHKDKKYPTGTRTNRATVAGFWKATGRDKIICSCVRRIGLRKTLVFYKGRAPHGQKSDWIMHEYRLDDTPMSNGYADVVTEDPMSYNEEGWVVCRVFRKKNYQKIDDCPKITLSSLPDDTEEEKGPTFHNTQNVTGLDHVLLYMDRTGSNICMPESQTTTQHQDDVLFMQLPSLETPKSESPVDQSFLTPSKLDFSPVQEKITERPVCSNWASLDRLVAWQLNNGHHNPCHRKSFDEEEENGDTMMQRWDLHWNNDDNVDLWSSFTESSSSLDPLLHLSV, encoded by the exons ATGGCTGATAATAAGGTCAATCTTTCGATTAATGGACAATCAAAAGTGCCTCCAGGTTTCAGATTCCATCCCACCGAAGAAGAACTTCTCCATTACTATCTCCGTAAGAAAGTTAACTCTCAAAAGATCGATCTTGATGTCATTCGTGAAGTTGATCTAAACAAGCTTGAGCCTTGGGATATTCAAG AGGAATGTAGAATCGGTTCAACGCCACAAAACGACTGGTACTTCTTCAGCCACAAGGACAAGAAGTATCCAACCGGGACCAGGACGAACCGGGCAACAGTCGCTGGATTCTGGAAAGCTACCGGACGTGACAAAATCATCTGCAGTTGTGTCCGGAGAATTGGACTGAGGAAGACACTCGTGTTCTACAAAGGAAGAGCTCCTCACGGTCAGAAATCCGACTGGATCATGCATGAGTATCGCCTCGACGATACTCCAATGTCTAAT GGCTATGCTGATGTTGTTACAGAAGATCCAATGAGCTATAACGAAGAAGGTTGGGTGGTATGTCGAGTGTTCAGGAAGAAGAACTATCAAAAGATTGACGATTGTCCTAAAATCACTCTATCTTCTTTACCTGATGACACGGAGGAAGAGAAGGGGCCCACCTTTCACAACACTCAAAACGTTACCGGTTTAGACCATGTTCTTCTCTACATGGACCGTACCGGTTCTAACATTTGCATGCCCGAGAGCCAAACAACGACTCAACATCAAGATGATGTCTTATTCATGCAACTCCCAAGTCTTGAGACACCTAAATCCGAGAGCCCGGTCGACCAAAGTTTCCTGACTCCAAGCAAACTCGATTTCTCTCCCGTTCAAGAGAAGATAACCGAAAGACCGGTTTGCAGCAACTGGGCTAGTCTTGACCGGCTCGTAGCTTGGCAATTGAACAATGGTCATCATAATCCGTGTCATCGTAAGagttttgatgaagaagaagaaaatggtgatACTATGATGCAGCGATGGGATCTTCATTGGAATAATGATGATAATGTTGATCTTTGGAGTAGTTTCACTGagtcttcttcgtctttaGACCCACTTCTTCATTTATCTGTATGA